The Urocitellus parryii isolate mUroPar1 chromosome 13 unlocalized genomic scaffold, mUroPar1.hap1 SUPER_13_unloc_1, whole genome shotgun sequence genome window below encodes:
- the LOC144251304 gene encoding GTP-binding protein Di-Ras2-like, producing MPEQSNDYRVAVFGAGGVGKSSLVLRFVKGTFRESYIPTVEDTYWQVISCDKSICTLQITDTTGSHKFPAMQSLSISKGHTFILVYSITSRQSLEELKPIYEQICEIKGDMESIPIMLVGNKCDESPSREVQSSESEALARSWKCAFMETSAKLNHNVKELF from the coding sequence ATGCCTGAGCAGAGCAACGACTACCGGGTGGCCGTGTTTGGGGCTGGGGGCGTTGGCAAGAGCTCCCTGGTCCTGCGGTTTGTGAAGGGCACCTTCCGGGAGAGCTACATCCCCACGGTGGAAGACACCTACTGGCAGGTGATCAGCTGCGACAAGAGCATCTGTACCCTGCAGATCACCGACACCACCGGGAGCCACAAGTTCCCAGCCATGCAGAGCCTGTCCATCTCCAAGGGGCACACCTTCATCCTGGTGTACTCCATCACCAGCCGGCAGTCCCTGGAGGAGCTCAAGCCCATCTACGAGCAGATCTGCGAGATCAAAGGGGACATGGAGAGCATCCCCATCATGCTGGTGGGCAACAAGTGTGACGAGAGCCCCAGCCGCGAGGTGCAGAGCAGCGAGTCGGAGGCCCTGGCACGCTCCTGGAAGTGCGCCTTCATGGAGACCTCTGCCAAGCTCAACCACAACGTCAAGGAGCTCTTCTAG